In a genomic window of Paramicrobacterium chengjingii:
- a CDS encoding HAD family hydrolase, which yields MTLSDDQPLLLLLDFDGTVCVGDGPVWAYAEAVFAELAEGGSSHQVDTGAIRQQLGAFLDGHAAGDYIDGYAAVAHVASAHVSADVLQRAYRASRRALADGTLDVHAPRGLAELLQELSPRVERVLVTNAPIDGVAETLETIGLASHIDRIVSDARKPDSWTALLPELLAGRAPQNCLAVGDIWANDLAGPHAAGCATALIDRFGTRAGTPDVSAPDFETLIDSIRFWAESPESSPTVPAHAGTNDVPTPDRSEQ from the coding sequence GTGACGCTCAGTGATGACCAGCCTCTTTTGCTTCTGCTCGACTTCGACGGCACCGTCTGTGTCGGAGACGGCCCTGTGTGGGCATATGCCGAGGCTGTGTTTGCCGAGCTCGCGGAAGGCGGCAGCTCACACCAGGTGGACACTGGCGCTATTCGACAGCAGCTCGGGGCGTTCCTCGACGGCCATGCAGCCGGCGACTACATCGACGGTTACGCCGCTGTCGCTCACGTGGCCAGCGCCCACGTGAGCGCCGATGTGCTCCAACGCGCCTACCGTGCAAGCAGACGCGCACTCGCCGACGGGACTCTCGACGTTCACGCTCCGCGCGGCCTCGCCGAGCTGCTGCAGGAGCTGTCTCCTCGCGTCGAACGGGTGCTCGTGACCAACGCGCCTATCGACGGCGTCGCCGAGACCCTCGAGACGATCGGCCTCGCCAGCCACATCGACCGCATTGTGTCCGACGCGCGCAAGCCAGACAGCTGGACAGCGCTCTTACCTGAGCTGCTCGCCGGACGTGCGCCTCAGAACTGTTTGGCGGTCGGCGATATCTGGGCGAACGACCTCGCTGGGCCGCACGCCGCGGGCTGCGCGACGGCGCTGATCGACCGCTTCGGCACGCGAGCAGGCACCCCTGACGTGAGCGCCCCCGACTTCGAGACGCTCATCGACAGCATCCGCTTCTGGGCCGAGTCGCCCGAGTCTTCTCCGACGGTGCCAGCGCATGCCGGCACCAACGACGTACCCACGCCAGACAGATCAGAACAGTGA
- a CDS encoding oligopeptide/dipeptide ABC transporter ATP-binding protein: MARSMADGAGVPVESRSMSSSRIIATHQPSGGMRQRVMIALEPELVIMDEPTTALDVVMQRQIVEDAGSREVYHEPRHPYTAGLLHSFPPLRGPKRELGGIPGSPPDLLSLPTGCRFRTRCPYVVDACAQSVPQLDGTVFGDEEPHRSVACHLHNDAVDTPPVPSELAVRPEGRRLLGVDSR, from the coding sequence GTGGCGCGGTCGATGGCGGATGGTGCCGGAGTGCCCGTCGAGAGCCGCTCGATGAGCTCGTCGAGAATCATTGCAACACACCAGCCCTCCGGCGGCATGCGGCAGCGCGTGATGATCGCGCTCGAACCCGAGCTGGTGATTATGGACGAGCCCACGACGGCGCTCGACGTGGTGATGCAGCGGCAGATCGTCGAGGATGCTGGCAGTCGCGAGGTATACCACGAGCCGCGGCACCCGTACACGGCGGGGCTGCTGCACTCGTTCCCGCCGTTGCGGGGACCCAAGCGCGAGCTCGGCGGGATTCCCGGGTCGCCTCCCGATCTGCTGTCGTTGCCGACCGGATGCCGCTTTCGCACGCGCTGCCCGTATGTGGTCGACGCGTGCGCGCAGAGCGTGCCGCAGCTCGACGGCACGGTGTTCGGCGATGAGGAGCCTCACCGCAGTGTCGCGTGTCATCTGCACAACGATGCGGTCGACACACCGCCGGTGCCGTCGGAGCTCGCTGTGCGTCCCGAGGGCCGACGTCTGCTCGGCGTCGACTCGCGGTGA
- a CDS encoding BlaI/MecI/CopY family transcriptional regulator: MAGARTRERGELERAIMTVLWSSEAALSARDIQESLSGHAPAYTTVLTTLDRLETKQLVTRIAESPRKVRFSAVRSEPEQASHSMHSALADVGDRRAALLKFTGDLDDDDLAVLRDAIGAPRRKRRK, from the coding sequence GTGGCAGGTGCACGAACACGGGAACGCGGTGAGCTTGAGCGCGCCATCATGACGGTGCTGTGGTCGAGTGAAGCTGCTCTCAGTGCGCGCGACATCCAAGAATCCCTGAGCGGTCACGCGCCTGCATACACCACGGTGCTCACAACGCTCGATCGCCTCGAGACGAAACAGCTTGTCACACGCATCGCCGAGTCGCCCCGCAAGGTGCGCTTTTCCGCCGTGCGCTCAGAACCGGAGCAGGCCAGCCATTCGATGCACTCGGCACTTGCAGACGTCGGCGACCGTCGCGCGGCGCTCCTCAAATTCACTGGCGACCTCGACGACGACGATCTCGCGGTGCTGCGCGACGCCATCGGTGCGCCGCGCAGAAAGCGCAGAAAGTAG
- a CDS encoding M56 family metallopeptidase, which translates to MLLSAALVATAFVLIVVTPTVLKAGPWAVRHPRTALLMWFSACALGCACVVASIVAAVIGGLMAGDAPDGATAIALTVGSWLGLGIVGAAIALIVTTTEPIVHASRVSLSDVVPAHGSVDERRALTLARITSNDVVACSLPGRDPAIIIPSRLEAALTRPQLQAVIAHEYAHLRGRHHLLKAVASINTACLPPRLRAGRELKRATTLLLELIADDAAAKQAGPVHLANALAAIGDLTGDAGLHLRAERLAIRRWPRSRSRRVPVAIKI; encoded by the coding sequence ATGCTGCTCTCCGCCGCCCTCGTCGCGACAGCCTTCGTGCTCATCGTCGTCACACCCACAGTGCTCAAGGCGGGGCCGTGGGCTGTGCGCCACCCGCGCACGGCACTGCTCATGTGGTTCTCCGCGTGTGCGCTCGGATGCGCCTGCGTCGTCGCCTCGATCGTCGCCGCGGTCATCGGCGGACTGATGGCCGGAGACGCTCCCGACGGCGCAACCGCGATTGCCCTCACCGTGGGCTCCTGGCTCGGCCTCGGCATCGTGGGTGCCGCGATTGCCCTCATCGTCACGACCACCGAGCCCATCGTGCACGCATCGAGAGTGTCGTTGAGCGACGTCGTTCCCGCACACGGTTCCGTCGACGAGCGGCGCGCGCTCACTCTCGCACGCATCACGAGCAATGACGTGGTCGCCTGCTCGCTTCCGGGAAGAGACCCGGCCATCATCATTCCGTCGAGACTCGAGGCCGCGCTGACCCGCCCCCAGCTTCAGGCGGTGATCGCCCACGAGTACGCGCACCTTCGTGGCCGCCACCACCTGCTGAAGGCCGTCGCCTCCATCAACACAGCGTGCCTTCCGCCTCGGTTGCGCGCCGGCCGCGAGCTCAAGCGTGCGACGACCCTACTGCTCGAGCTCATCGCCGACGATGCCGCAGCCAAACAAGCGGGCCCAGTTCACCTCGCCAATGCTCTCGCGGCGATCGGAGATCTCACGGGTGACGCCGGGCTGCACCTGCGCGCCGAGCGTCTCGCAATACGGCGCTGGCCGCGATCGCGTTCGCGCCGCGTGCCCGTTGCGATCAAGATCTGA
- a CDS encoding copper resistance D family protein: protein MLAHDGELMFATSPITENVALLVQIAHTLATLVFAGVVFCEVLVVRLRSTPRMLRRVRSAAGVAAIVLAPLLVVTQALRVSGRNLVDVVHPVAWVSAVWWQLAASGVLSVVGIAFALVMLAVRRRGGVPVVAGVAAVLAAAAAASVPVLLGHTQSVEPMWLIQIVDIVHLQVAAFWVGGTCALALYYAGVRAGERGGIATEAAHVTVRFSTIALVTVIVLTVAGVALAVLVFDEPEALVSTSYGRILVVKTVLVLCVGVAAGWNRRRLLPLIERQPNDEAAWAALRYAVLIEAALLVVVVVISGLLSDADPHGHSGVDAAAPAALAVPVRS from the coding sequence GTGCTGGCCCATGATGGCGAGCTGATGTTCGCGACGTCGCCCATCACCGAGAACGTCGCGCTGCTCGTTCAGATTGCGCACACGCTCGCAACACTTGTGTTTGCCGGGGTGGTGTTCTGCGAGGTGCTCGTGGTGCGGCTGAGGTCGACACCGCGGATGCTCCGACGAGTTCGATCTGCCGCGGGAGTTGCTGCCATTGTGCTCGCGCCGCTGCTCGTCGTCACCCAGGCACTGCGTGTTTCAGGCCGGAACCTCGTGGACGTCGTTCACCCCGTTGCGTGGGTTTCGGCGGTCTGGTGGCAGCTTGCGGCATCCGGTGTTCTCTCTGTCGTCGGCATCGCCTTTGCTCTCGTCATGCTCGCCGTGCGTCGTCGCGGGGGCGTGCCGGTCGTAGCGGGAGTGGCCGCCGTGCTCGCGGCGGCGGCAGCGGCATCCGTTCCGGTTCTGCTGGGGCACACACAGAGCGTCGAGCCGATGTGGCTGATTCAGATCGTCGACATCGTGCATCTGCAGGTTGCGGCGTTCTGGGTTGGGGGCACGTGCGCGCTTGCGCTCTACTACGCTGGCGTGCGGGCGGGCGAACGGGGTGGCATCGCGACGGAGGCTGCGCACGTGACAGTGCGATTCTCGACGATTGCGCTGGTGACGGTGATCGTTCTCACGGTCGCGGGTGTTGCCCTCGCCGTGCTCGTGTTCGACGAACCCGAGGCACTCGTGTCGACGTCATATGGTCGCATTCTCGTGGTGAAGACGGTGCTCGTGCTCTGCGTCGGCGTCGCCGCTGGCTGGAATAGGCGCAGACTGCTGCCGCTCATCGAGCGGCAGCCCAACGACGAGGCCGCGTGGGCAGCGCTTCGGTATGCGGTGCTCATCGAGGCTGCGCTGCTCGTCGTTGTCGTGGTGATCAGCGGCTTGCTCTCTGATGCCGATCCGCATGGGCATTCAGGAGTGGATGCCGCAGCCCCCGCCGCGCTGGCGGTGCCCGTCAGATCTTGA
- a CDS encoding DUF5134 domain-containing protein, with translation MVEGAWLQWSLSLIFALTGLHSLGLTAASRSIEQATGHVLHVIMSLDMVAMCWPWWSSIPALPQALVFGAASAWFAGRIAWKWRRGEASPHFALHQLSHLVMMLVMVWMVVAMGPTAAAEGDAAPVAATGHSHGMLGPIAGLSGSVLVALLIAAGVLFCLTALRRDGGGRLHASANGAMCVGMVVMCWPMMAS, from the coding sequence ATGGTCGAGGGCGCGTGGCTTCAGTGGTCGCTCTCGCTCATTTTCGCCCTAACTGGGCTGCATTCACTCGGCCTCACGGCGGCAAGCCGAAGCATCGAGCAGGCAACGGGTCACGTGCTGCACGTCATCATGAGCCTCGACATGGTTGCCATGTGCTGGCCGTGGTGGAGCAGCATTCCGGCTCTTCCTCAAGCCCTCGTGTTCGGCGCAGCTAGTGCCTGGTTCGCCGGACGGATCGCGTGGAAATGGCGACGCGGCGAGGCATCCCCGCATTTCGCATTGCATCAACTGTCGCACCTGGTGATGATGCTCGTGATGGTCTGGATGGTCGTCGCCATGGGCCCGACGGCCGCGGCGGAGGGCGATGCGGCCCCGGTCGCGGCCACGGGACATAGCCACGGGATGCTCGGGCCCATCGCCGGACTGAGCGGCTCCGTGCTCGTCGCGCTGCTGATCGCCGCTGGAGTGCTGTTCTGTCTCACCGCGCTGCGCCGCGACGGCGGAGGACGGCTGCATGCATCGGCGAATGGGGCGATGTGCGTGGGTATGGTCGTGATGTGCTGGCCCATGATGGCGAGCTGA
- a CDS encoding cytochrome c oxidase assembly protein: MQLRLSDATASAAAAPVIHRSRGLIGAVSVLSLAVLLAFPVATAVLAGDAPYTAVVSGFPGLDVAVATTIAHTIAGITSTATVGALVALLFLRDARGTTSTRVPTGVGLTVLRVASAIWSVTAGALVVLEAADANGVPLSKLNEPGAFAYLYSASDHPIAWTFTFVLAGLVCVASQFATRWTSLLIPLAAAVLGLLAPAAVGQLLVGQNHDLGGDSGYLLTIAAAVHFGVLIVAAARVATGQLMPPRMLKRFTGIVAVSLAVMIVTDPIVSLFKLSGTGILDSMTGWQVIARSAVLLVDAIVIAVLVLRLRSGRLTDRTLTTSFALAGLCAAAWTAVDVAISRIPPPNYFQATSIAEVYMGFNTPDAPTPLVLFTHWRINILFVAIAIAAIAVYLIAARTLRKRGDAWPVGRTIAWITGWAIVVFITSSGFGRYSAPDFAIHMIVHMTLNMLAPMFLVLGGVVTLLLRASKPTRTGPAGPHEWISRVLTWKPLQLIFNPLLVFIGYIASYYALYFSPIFGDYMRFHWAHQLMNVHFLVIGYLFYSLVIGVDRPPRPLPHIGKLGYVLAAMPFHAFFGVILMTSNDIVAETFYRYLDMPWANLAASQYAGGGIAWAGGEIPLMIVIVVLAVQWSRQDGREAKRVDRHIDTGRDDEFDDYNAMLASLRDRQPSVGPSPQTENADAPGAEEADSTHADNAEARVET; the protein is encoded by the coding sequence GTGCAACTCCGACTCTCCGATGCAACAGCGAGCGCCGCCGCGGCTCCCGTGATCCACAGAAGTCGCGGCCTCATCGGTGCCGTGTCGGTACTCAGCCTCGCCGTACTTCTCGCTTTTCCGGTCGCGACGGCGGTGCTGGCGGGCGACGCTCCCTATACCGCTGTGGTCTCGGGCTTCCCCGGCCTCGACGTCGCGGTTGCCACAACGATCGCGCACACGATCGCCGGAATCACCTCGACGGCAACGGTCGGCGCGCTCGTCGCACTGCTGTTTCTTCGCGACGCACGCGGCACAACATCGACCAGGGTACCCACGGGAGTTGGCCTCACCGTTCTGCGCGTCGCGTCGGCCATCTGGTCGGTGACGGCCGGCGCGCTCGTCGTTCTCGAAGCCGCCGACGCCAATGGTGTTCCGTTGTCGAAGCTCAACGAGCCGGGTGCGTTCGCATACCTCTACAGCGCGAGCGACCACCCCATCGCCTGGACGTTCACGTTCGTGCTCGCGGGCCTCGTGTGCGTCGCCAGTCAGTTCGCAACGCGCTGGACCAGTCTGCTCATTCCGCTCGCGGCTGCCGTGCTCGGGCTGCTCGCGCCCGCTGCCGTCGGACAGCTGCTTGTCGGGCAGAACCACGACCTCGGCGGAGACTCGGGCTACCTTCTGACAATTGCCGCCGCAGTGCACTTCGGAGTACTCATTGTCGCGGCCGCACGCGTTGCAACGGGCCAGCTGATGCCGCCACGCATGCTCAAGCGATTCACCGGCATCGTGGCGGTGAGCCTCGCCGTGATGATCGTGACCGACCCGATCGTCTCTCTCTTCAAACTTTCGGGCACCGGCATCCTCGATTCCATGACGGGGTGGCAAGTCATCGCGCGCAGCGCCGTGCTGCTCGTCGACGCCATCGTCATCGCTGTGCTTGTTCTCAGACTGCGTTCAGGCAGGCTCACGGATCGCACCCTCACCACCAGCTTCGCGCTTGCGGGACTCTGCGCCGCAGCGTGGACAGCTGTGGACGTGGCGATCAGCCGCATCCCTCCCCCCAACTACTTTCAGGCGACGTCGATCGCCGAGGTCTACATGGGCTTCAACACTCCGGATGCCCCGACACCGCTCGTGTTGTTCACGCACTGGCGCATCAACATTCTGTTCGTCGCCATCGCGATCGCCGCCATCGCCGTCTACCTGATCGCCGCGCGCACGCTGCGCAAACGCGGCGATGCGTGGCCCGTCGGGCGCACCATCGCGTGGATCACCGGCTGGGCAATAGTGGTGTTCATCACCAGCTCCGGCTTCGGCCGGTATTCGGCACCCGACTTCGCCATTCACATGATCGTGCACATGACGCTCAACATGCTCGCACCGATGTTCCTGGTGCTCGGCGGAGTCGTCACACTGCTGCTACGCGCTTCGAAACCCACGCGAACGGGTCCGGCGGGACCGCACGAGTGGATCTCACGGGTTCTCACGTGGAAGCCGCTGCAACTCATCTTCAACCCGCTTCTGGTGTTCATCGGTTACATCGCGTCGTACTACGCGCTGTACTTCAGCCCAATCTTCGGCGATTACATGCGCTTTCACTGGGCGCACCAGCTCATGAACGTGCACTTTCTCGTGATCGGGTACCTGTTCTACTCGCTCGTGATCGGCGTCGACCGGCCGCCCCGCCCGCTTCCGCACATCGGCAAACTCGGCTACGTTCTCGCGGCGATGCCGTTTCACGCATTCTTCGGGGTCATTCTCATGACCAGCAACGACATCGTCGCCGAAACTTTCTACCGCTACCTCGACATGCCCTGGGCAAATCTCGCCGCATCGCAGTACGCGGGCGGGGGCATTGCCTGGGCTGGGGGCGAGATTCCGCTGATGATCGTCATCGTTGTGCTTGCCGTTCAATGGTCACGGCAAGACGGTCGCGAAGCGAAACGCGTCGACCGGCACATCGACACGGGTCGAGACGATGAATTCGACGATTACAACGCCATGCTCGCCTCGCTCAGAGACCGCCAGCCCTCCGTCGGCCCGAGCCCTCAAACAGAGAACGCAGACGCACCCGGTGCCGAAGAAGCCGACAGTACACACGCCGACAACGCAGAAGCGCGAGTTGAGACATGA
- a CDS encoding heavy metal translocating P-type ATPase produces the protein MTAESLMVPSGGATRVVADAALDLDISGMTCAACARRVERTLNKLDGASATVNYATERARVHGIGEADAAQAIARVEKAGYGAHVHDDSDDTWSKRATENRITSLRRRLVVSALLTVPLMDITIVLALVPGWRFPGWELVCVLAALPIVTWAAWPFHRATLRNLRHGSVSMDTLVSLGIAASFGWAVLSLLLGFGDTGDPGFWLGFGMTPAGASSIYLDVAAGMTTFQLAGRYFETRSRRKAGDVLGALGALAATHVRIRRGTTDRGDTVDVVEPIAALNAGNHVVVLPGETIPADGEVLEGNAAVDTSMMTGEPVPVEVSPGSAVTGGTVSTNGWLLLRASAVGANSQLAQMAALAERAQARKAGVQTLVDRITGYVVPAVITLAVIVTVVWTLSGTPFTRAFGIGISVLIIACPCALGLATPTALMVGIGRGARLGILIKGHDALEASGMISTVVLDKTGTLTTGRMSVHAVTATTSMPVHEVLRVAAAVERGSEHAVATAILAEAERRISDVPGASDFTTHPGLGVHARVDDHDVIVGSPAFMRECDVELTSVDAAIDAAVDGARTVVVVAIDACVVGVIEIADTIKSDAAEAVAALRSQGIRTVLLTGDSERAAHRIAAEAGIDEVHAGVRPAQKADVIRELQGGGTKVAMVGDGINDAVALAAADLGLAIATGTDIAMKSADIIVVRDDLFAVPEAIALARRTRRTIRWNLGWAFGYNLAALPIAAIGLLNPLIAAAAMSLSSVLVVSNSLRLQNVSLRRRS, from the coding sequence ATGACCGCAGAATCCTTGATGGTGCCCTCGGGCGGCGCGACACGTGTCGTCGCCGACGCCGCGCTCGATCTCGATATTTCCGGAATGACCTGCGCCGCCTGCGCCCGTCGCGTCGAACGCACACTCAATAAGCTCGACGGGGCGAGCGCAACCGTGAACTATGCAACAGAGCGCGCCCGTGTGCACGGGATCGGGGAAGCGGATGCCGCCCAGGCGATCGCACGCGTCGAGAAAGCCGGCTATGGCGCGCACGTTCATGATGACTCCGATGACACGTGGTCGAAGCGAGCGACCGAGAACCGCATCACGTCGCTGCGTCGTCGCCTCGTGGTGTCGGCGCTGCTCACCGTGCCGCTCATGGACATCACGATTGTGCTCGCCCTCGTTCCAGGCTGGCGGTTCCCCGGTTGGGAGCTCGTGTGCGTGCTCGCAGCACTGCCGATCGTGACATGGGCGGCATGGCCGTTCCACCGAGCGACGCTGCGCAATCTGCGCCACGGCTCGGTGAGCATGGACACGCTGGTCTCGCTCGGCATCGCCGCATCGTTTGGCTGGGCTGTGCTGTCGCTGCTGCTCGGGTTCGGCGATACCGGCGACCCGGGGTTCTGGTTGGGCTTTGGCATGACTCCAGCAGGAGCAAGTTCGATCTACCTCGACGTTGCGGCAGGCATGACGACATTTCAGCTGGCCGGCCGCTATTTCGAGACGCGCTCGCGCCGCAAGGCAGGCGATGTGCTCGGTGCTCTCGGCGCGCTCGCTGCAACGCACGTGCGCATTCGTCGAGGCACCACCGACCGCGGTGACACTGTCGACGTTGTCGAGCCCATCGCCGCGTTGAACGCCGGCAACCATGTAGTCGTGTTGCCCGGAGAGACGATTCCCGCCGACGGCGAGGTTCTCGAAGGCAATGCCGCCGTCGACACCAGCATGATGACGGGAGAACCTGTCCCCGTCGAAGTCTCCCCCGGCTCCGCTGTGACGGGCGGAACCGTGAGCACGAACGGATGGCTGCTGCTGCGAGCGTCAGCAGTCGGCGCCAACTCTCAACTTGCCCAGATGGCTGCCCTAGCCGAGCGAGCGCAAGCACGCAAAGCAGGTGTGCAGACGCTCGTCGACCGCATCACCGGGTACGTCGTTCCGGCCGTGATCACGCTTGCTGTCATTGTCACTGTTGTCTGGACACTCTCGGGAACTCCGTTTACCCGTGCGTTCGGCATCGGCATCTCTGTGCTGATCATCGCCTGCCCCTGTGCGCTCGGGCTCGCGACCCCGACTGCGCTCATGGTCGGCATCGGCCGGGGCGCGCGCCTCGGCATCCTGATCAAAGGTCACGACGCCCTTGAGGCGAGCGGAATGATCTCAACCGTGGTTCTCGACAAAACAGGAACGCTGACAACGGGGCGGATGTCGGTGCACGCCGTGACCGCGACGACGTCGATGCCCGTTCACGAGGTGCTGCGCGTGGCAGCAGCGGTCGAACGCGGGTCAGAACATGCCGTGGCTACGGCGATTCTGGCTGAGGCAGAGCGACGAATTTCGGACGTGCCTGGCGCGAGCGACTTCACGACCCATCCGGGTCTCGGAGTCCATGCACGCGTAGATGATCACGACGTGATCGTCGGAAGCCCCGCGTTCATGCGTGAGTGCGACGTCGAGCTGACGTCGGTCGATGCCGCGATCGATGCCGCTGTCGATGGTGCTCGCACGGTTGTGGTTGTCGCAATCGATGCGTGTGTCGTTGGAGTAATCGAAATCGCCGACACGATCAAATCGGATGCTGCCGAAGCCGTCGCCGCATTGCGGTCTCAGGGAATTCGCACAGTTCTGCTCACGGGAGACTCAGAGCGCGCCGCCCACCGCATTGCTGCCGAAGCTGGCATCGACGAGGTGCATGCGGGTGTTCGTCCTGCCCAGAAGGCCGATGTCATTCGCGAGCTGCAGGGGGGCGGCACGAAGGTGGCGATGGTGGGCGACGGCATCAATGATGCTGTGGCTCTTGCAGCCGCTGATTTGGGTCTCGCCATTGCGACGGGAACCGACATTGCGATGAAATCTGCAGACATCATCGTTGTGCGTGACGACCTGTTCGCCGTCCCTGAGGCGATTGCGCTGGCTCGACGTACGCGTCGCACAATCCGCTGGAATCTGGGGTGGGCGTTCGGTTACAACCTAGCCGCGTTGCCGATCGCGGCGATCGGCCTGCTGAATCCGCTCATCGCGGCGGCAGCCATGAGCCTGTCGAGTGTGTTGGTGGTATCGAACAGTCTTCGCTTGCAGAACGTCAGCCTGCGGCGGCGCTCTTAG
- a CDS encoding magnesium and cobalt transport protein CorA, with product MPQRAPGEPAIRRINRFRRQSGGQPMPTAGRPHLTQYVTNGHPARQPEGTPVTDALRFSHGNAGNMAMLFYPTPTSSEISELAEAWTLHPLLREDLMNARQRPKLERYGNVLFLVARSARYIDEAEEVDFAEFHVLVRPGAVAVLCQDLRWIDGTEGSDFVEGQASTLDRRERTLLADENLLKLGPEAVLYRLLDAIVDGYSPVLQGLAIDKEQIERQVFSGDAAVAERIYRLSQEVVDMQQTVSSLTEVLDSLRAGFAKHNIPDELQSYLGDVSDHLTRAHSRSSDLRESLSQILNVNATLVAQRQNEDMKKISGWAAILFAPTLIGAIYGMNFDVMPELHWAFGYPMAVGLMVAFAVLLYVIFKRRKWM from the coding sequence ATGCCGCAGCGAGCACCAGGAGAACCAGCGATTCGTCGCATCAATCGATTTCGGCGACAAAGCGGTGGGCAGCCGATGCCAACAGCAGGCAGGCCGCACCTGACGCAGTATGTCACCAACGGCCATCCCGCGCGGCAACCCGAGGGCACCCCCGTAACCGACGCACTGCGATTTTCACATGGCAATGCCGGCAATATGGCTATGTTGTTCTACCCCACACCCACGTCCTCAGAAATCTCAGAGCTCGCCGAGGCGTGGACTTTGCACCCTCTGCTGCGCGAAGACCTGATGAATGCGCGCCAACGCCCCAAACTCGAGCGATACGGCAACGTACTCTTCCTTGTCGCACGCTCGGCGCGTTACATCGATGAGGCAGAAGAGGTGGACTTCGCTGAGTTCCACGTCCTCGTCCGTCCCGGCGCGGTCGCTGTGCTGTGTCAGGACCTACGGTGGATCGATGGCACAGAAGGCTCAGACTTCGTCGAGGGTCAGGCATCGACGCTCGACCGCCGGGAGCGAACGCTACTTGCCGATGAGAACCTTTTGAAGCTTGGCCCTGAAGCCGTCCTTTACAGACTCCTTGATGCCATCGTCGATGGGTACTCCCCGGTTCTGCAAGGTCTGGCGATCGACAAAGAGCAGATCGAACGCCAGGTCTTTAGCGGCGATGCCGCGGTGGCGGAGCGCATCTACCGACTCAGTCAAGAGGTGGTTGACATGCAGCAGACCGTCTCATCATTGACCGAGGTGCTCGACTCGTTGCGCGCCGGTTTTGCCAAGCACAACATCCCCGACGAACTCCAGTCCTATCTCGGCGACGTCTCCGACCACCTGACGCGAGCCCACTCACGCTCATCTGACCTGCGCGAGTCGCTCTCGCAGATTCTCAACGTGAACGCGACGCTCGTGGCCCAGCGCCAAAACGAAGATATGAAGAAGATCTCAGGCTGGGCGGCCATTCTTTTCGCGCCCACGCTGATCGGCGCAATATACGGAATGAACTTCGATGTGATGCCCGAGCTTCACTGGGCATTTGGTTACCCGATGGCCGTTGGACTGATGGTCGCTTTCGCAGTGTTGCTGTACGTAATCTTCAAGCGACGCAAATGGATGTAA